The Streptomyces kanamyceticus DNA segment GAGGTGGCGGGCCCCGTCCTGCCGGGACCCACGCTCGACGAGTGGTCCGGGCTCGACGGACGCACCTTCGCCAGCCGCCGCGAGCAGAGCCGGTACATGGGCTGGGTGTACGAGAGGGCCGTGGCGGGCCTGCCGCGGGACGCCGTCGTCCGGCACCACCGGCGCAGGGCGGTCCGCCTCACCGGCGAGCCCACCGGCCGCCAGGAGGTGTGGCTGGAGGGCGTCGATGCGCCGCTCGTCGCCGACGCCGTCATCCTCACCCAGGGCCATCTCGACGCCGAACTCGACGACGAACAGACCGAGTTGGCGCGCTACGCCGAGCGGAACGGGCTCGTGCACCTGCCGCCCGACTTCACCGCCGACACCGACCTGTCCCGCCTCGCCCCCGGCGAGCCCGTCCTCGTACGCGGCTTCGGCCTCGCCTTCGTCGACCTGATGGTGCTGCTCACCGAGGGGCGCGGCGGGCGCTACGACGGGGAGACCTACCTCCCGTCGGGGCGCGAGCCCGTCCTGTACGTCGGCTCGCGGCGCGGCGTGCCCTACCACTCCAAGATCGGCTACGACTGGTCGGGCGAACGGCCGCCGCTGCCGCGCTACTTGGGGCCGGGTGAGATCGACGAGCTGCTCGCGAGGCCCGACGGCTACGACTTCCGGCGCGACGTCTGGCCGCTCATCGAGAAGGAACTCGGCTTCGCCCACTACCACCGGCTCTTCACCGCCCACCCCGAGCGCACCCGCGCCGCCTGGACGGACTTCGACGAGAAGTACGCGGCCTGCCCGCCGGGCAGCCCCGAACTGGACGCCCTCGTCGCCTCCGCCGTGCCGGACCCCGCCGACCGGCTCGCCCTCACCGCGCTCGACCACCCGCTCTCGGGCGTGCGCCACACCTCGTACGAAGCACTCCAGGACGGCCTGCGCGGCTACATCACCGACGACCTCGCGCGCCGACACGACCCCGGGCACAGCCCCGACCTCGCCGTCTTCCTCGGACTCCTCTCCGTCTACGGGCAGTTGATGCGGCTCGGCGACGTGGGGGAGTGGTGGCACGGCTTCTTCAGCTACCTCGCGTCCGGGCCGCCGGGGCCCCGGCTGCGCCAGCTGCTCGCCCTCTCCCGTGCCGGTGTCGTGCGGTTCCTCGGCGCCGACGTCCGCGTCACCGCCGACGACGGGGTGTTCCGCGCGCAGAGCCCCACCCTGCCGGGGCAGGTCACCGAGGCCCGCGCGCTCGTCGAGGCGCGGCTTCCGCAGCCCACCCTCGCCCGCACCCGCGACCCGCTGCTGCGCGCGCTGCACACCGAGGGGGTCGCGGTGACCGCCGCGGGACTGCTCGCCGTCGACTCCGCCGACGGCCGTGTGCTCGACCGCGCGGGCGCGCCGCATCCGCGCCGCTTCGCGCTCGGCCCGCACACCGACGCGCGCGGCGCGGGCGCCTTCACCAGGCCGCGCACCAACAGCCCCTCGTTCCGGCAGAACGACGCCACCGCACGCGCCGTACTCGACTTGCTCCGCACGCTCTGAGCCCTCCGACTGAGCCCTCCGACTGATCCCTCTGAGGAACCCATGTCCCTGACCGCTGATCCACCTGTCGACAAGGCCGCCGCGAGCCCGCCGGGCGACGACTACGGCGCCCTGAAGATCGTGCCCGTGCGCCACCCCTGGCGGTGGGCCGCCGTCGCCGCGACCGCCGTCCTGATCGCCCAGTTCGCGCACGGTCTCGTCACCAACCCCGCCTGGGAATGGGAGGTGTTCGCCGAGTTCTTCACCGCCGACGTGATCCTCAAGGCGGTCTGGGTCACCCTCCAGCTCACCTTCTACGGCACTGTCATCGGCTTCGTGCTCGGCATCGTCCTCGCCTTCATGCGGCTCTCCGCCAGCCCCTTCCTGAAGTCGGTGGCCTTCGGCTACATCTGGGCGTTCCGCTCCATCCCGCTCATCGTGCAGCTGCTCTTCTGGTTCAACCTCGCCTACCTGTACAAGGAGTTGCAGTTCGGGATCCCCTTCGGGCCCGGCTTCTTCTCCTTCGACACGATGGGCCTGGTCGGCGCGATGAGCGCCGCCGTGCTCGGCCTCGCCCTGCACCAGGCCGCGTACGCCGCCGAGATCGTGCGCGCGGGCGTACTCGCCGTCGACAGCGGGCAGTTGGAGGCGGCCGCCGCGCTCGGCATCCCCAAGCTGCGCCAGGTGCGCAGGATCGTTCTTCCGCAGGCGATGCGGTCGATCCTGCCCAACGCGGCCAACGAGATCATCTCGCTCTTCAAGGGCACCTCGATCGTCTCCGTGATGGCGATCGGCGAACTCTTCTACCAGGTGCAGGTCATCTACGGCCGCAACGGCCGCGTCGTGCCGCTCCTGATGGTCGCCACCGCCTGGTACATCCTGCTGACCAGCGCGCTCTCCGTCCTCCAGCACTACGTCGAACGTCACTTCTCCAAGGGGGCCACGCGATGAGCGCCATGGTCGAACTCCGCTCCGTACGCAAGTCCTTCGGGGCGTTGGAGGTGTTGAAGGGCGTCGACCTGGAGGTCGGCGCGGGTGAGGTCACCGTCGTCCTCGGCCCCTCCGGATCCGGCAAGTCGACGCTCCTGCGCACCATCAACCACCTGGAGAAGGTCGACGGAGGCTGGGTCAGCGTCGACGGGGCGCTCGTCGGCTACCGGCGCTCCGGGGACAAGCTGTACGAGCTGCGCGAGCGCGAGGTGCTCAAGCAGCGGACCCAGATCGGCTTCGTCTTCCAGAACTTCAACCTCTTCCCGCACCTCACGGTCCTGGAGAACATCGTCGAGGCCCCGGTCTCCGCGCTGAAGCGGCCCCGCAAGGAGGCCGTCGCGAGCGCGGAGGCGCTCCTCGCCCGGGTCGGTCTCGCCGACAAGGCGGACGCCTACCCCAAGCAGCTCTCCGGCGGGCAGCAGCAGCGCGTCGCCATCGCCCGCGCGCTCGCCCTGGAGCCGAAACTGCTCCTCTTCGACGAGCCGACCTCCGCGCTCGACCCGGAGCTGGTCGGCGAAGTCCTCGACGTCATCAAGGACCTGGCGCGCCGGGGCACCACGATGATCGTCGTCACGCACGAGATCGGCTTCGCCCGCGAGGTCGCCGACACGGTCGTCTTCATGGACGACGGACAGGTCATCGAGCGCGGCGCGCCCGGCGACGTCCTCGACAAGCCGCAGCACGAGCGGACACGTGCCTTCCTCTCCAAGGTCCTCTAGGAGCCCCTGAATGCCATCCCGACGCACCACCCTCGCCGCCGCCCTCGCCCTGCTCGCCGCCACACCCCTGCTCGGTGCCTGCGGCGGGGACAGCGACGCCGCGACCGGTGGCGGCAAGCCCGGCACCAAGAAGGTCGGCAACATCAACATCGGGCCCGACCAGAACCGCGTACGCGGCGAGAAGGTCGCCTCCATCGCCGCGCTCGTCCCCGAAGAGGTGCGAAAACGCGGCACGCTGCGGCTCGGCGGCGGTGCCGACTCGACCGCGCCGCTCGGCTTCTACGCCACCGACGACAAGACCCGCATCGGCTCCGAGGTCGACCTCGCGATCCTCGTCGCCGACACGCTGGGCCTGAAGCCGACGTTCGAGCAGGTCTCCTGGGAGAACCTCTTCGTCGGCCTGGACAGCGGGAAGTTCGACGGCGTCTTCGGCAACGTCACGGTGACCGAGGAGCGCAAGGAGAAGTACGACTTCGCCACCTACCGCCTCGACAACATCGCCTTCGAGGCGAAGAAGGACGCGGCCTGGAAGGTGCGGGGGCCCGCCGACGTGGCGGGCAAATCCGTCGCGGTCTCCTCCGGCACCAACCAGGAGAAGATCCTCGTCGACTGGAGCGGGAAGAACGAGAAGGCCGGGCGCGAGCCCGTCGACATCAAGTACTTCCAGAAGGACTCCGACTACTACCTGGCCCTCCAGTCCGGGCGCATCGACGCCTACCTCGGGCCCAGTCCTTCGGTGTCGTACCACGTGGCGTCCGCGGGTCAGACGAAGGTCGTCGGGTCGTTGTCCGGCGGGGGCGCCTCGGTCCAGGGGGAGATCGCCGCGACCACGGCGAAGGGGAGCGGGCTCGTCGACGCGTATGCCGCCGCGCTCAACCACGTGATCGCGGACGGGAGTTACTCGAAGGTTCTGAAGCGGTGGGGGCTTTCCGGGGAGGCCGTCTCCAAGTCGCGGGTCAACCCGCGGGGGTTGCCGAAGCCGTAGGTGATCTACCTGCGGGTGCGCTGTGGCCGGGCGCGCAGTTCCCCGCGCCTCTAAAGGGGCGCTCTTTTACTCGGAAAGGTTCAGCTGATGACCACCCTTCATCTCGCCGCCGCCATCGATCTCCCCGGAGCCTACGAAGCAGGTCCCTACGCCGAGTTGGCGCTCCTCGCCGAGGGCGGGGCGCTCGACTTCGTGACGGTCGGGGACTCCTTCGCGCGGCCCGGGCTCGACGCCCTCGCCGTGGCCGCGCGGCTCGCGCCCGCCACCGGGCGGATCGGGCTCGTGCCGACCGTCACGACCACGCACACCGAGCCGTTCCACGTGCAGGCCGCCGTCGCCACGCTGGACTGGGTCAGTCACGGGCGGGCCGGTTGGGCGGTCGAGGTGTCGGCGACCGAGGCGCAGGCCCGGCTGTTCGGGCGGCGCCGGGCCGCGCCGCGCGAGGAACTGTGGGAGGAGGCGGCCGAGTTCGCCGACGTGGCGGCGCGGTTGTGGGACAGCTGGGAGGACGACGCGGAGATACGGGACGTGCCCACCGGCCGCTTCATCGACCGCGACAAGCTGCACTACGTGGACTTCGAGGGCCGCGCCTTCTCCGTACGGGGCCCGTCCATCGTGCCGCGGCCGCCGCAGGGCCACCCGGTGACCGTCGTCGACGCCACAGATCCGCGGGCCCGCGAAACCGCGGCCCGGCATGCCGACGTCGCCCTGGTGCGGGCCGCCTCCGTCGCCCAGGCCGACGCCGCCCGGGCCGAACTGCGCGGGCTCGCGGCGCGGTTCGGGCGCGCCCCGGACTCCCTGCGGGTGTTCGCCGCCCTCGTCGTCGACCTCGGCGGCGGCGAGTACGCCGCGGAGCCTGGCCACGGGGGCGGGCCGCTGCCCACCGCCGAGGGCCCCGCCTACCGGGGCGGGCCCGTCGACCTCGCCGAGCTGATCGCCGACTGGCACCGGGCGGGCGCCGTCGACGGCTTCCACCTCACGCCCGTCGAGCCGCGCCGTGACCTGGAGCGGCTCGTCAACGGCACCGTCGCGCTGCTCCAGCACCGCGGCCTGTTCCGTACCTTCTACCCGGGCAGCACGCTCCGGGAGCACCTGGGCCTCGCCAGGCCCGCCAACCGTTACGCCGCGCTCGCGGGGGAGCCCTCATGACCGAACGTACGCCCAGCAAGCAGATCCATCTGGCCGCTCACTTCCCCGGTGTCAACAGCACCACCGTCTGGTCCGATCCCAGGTCCCGCTCGCACATCGACTTCTCGTCCTTCCAGCACCTCGCCCGCACCGCCGAGCGCGGCCTCTTCGACTTCTTCTTCCTCGCCGAGGGGCTGCGCCTGCGCGAGCACAAGGGGCGCATCCACGACCTGGACGTCGTCGGGCGGCCCGAGGCGCTGACCGTGCTCACCGCGCTCGCCGCCGTCACCGAGCGGCTCGGCCTCGCGGGCACCGTCAACGCGACCTTCAACGAACCCTACGAACTCGCCCGCAGACTCGCCTCCCTCGACCACCTCAGCGCGGGCCGCGCCGCCTGGAACGTGGTCACCACCTCGGACGCCTTCACCGGCGAGAACTTCCGGCGCGGCGGTTACCTCGACCGGGCGGAGCGCTACACCCGCGCCGCCGAGTTCCTCGCGACGGCGCGCGAACTGTGGGATTCCTGGACGCCCGACGGCAGGCAGCGACCGTTCGCGCACCGCGGCCAACACTTCGCGATCGAGGGCGAGTTCACCGTTCCGCGCTCCCCGCAGGGCCACCCGGTGGTCATCCAGGCGGGGGACTCGGCAGAGGGACGCGAATTCGCCGCGTCGGCCGCCGACATCATCTTCACCCGGCACGGCACGCTGGAGGCCGGGCGGGAGTTCTACGCCGACGTGAAGAGGCGCCTCGCCGCGTACGGACGGGAACCCGACGACCTGCTGATCATGCCGGGGGTCAGCTACGTCCTCGGCGACACCGCCGCCGAGGCGCAGGAGAAGGCCGCCGAGATCCGCCGCAAACAGGTCTCCCCGCAGAACGCGATCCTCGCCCTGGAACAGGTCTGGGGTGTGGACCTCTCCGCGTACGACCCGGACGGGCCGCTGCCCGACATCGACCCGGACCCGGGCTCGGAGCTCGTGCAGGGACGGGTGAAGATCGCCGACCCGTTCGCGGTGGCCGCGAAGTGGCGTGCCCTGTCCGAGGCCAAGGGCCTGTCCATCCGGCAGACCGTCATCGAGACCACCGCCCGCCAGTCCTTCATCGGCACGCCGGACGCGGTCGCCGCCGACCTCGCGGAGTTCGTGGCGCGCGACGCCGCCGACGGCTTCATCCTCGTCCCGCACCTCACCCCCGGCGGGCTCGACGACTTCGTCGACCGGGTGGTGCCCCTGCTCCAGGAGCGCGGTGTGTACCGCACGGAATACCGGGGCGCGACGCTGCGCTCCCATCTCGGGCTGCGCGAGCCCGTAGGGAAGGATTGATCACCATGAGCACCGAACACGACACCGTCGCGGCCGCCGAGGCCAACGCCGACGCCGTACGGGACTGGAAGCACTGGCACGAGCGGCGCACCGAGAGCGTCTCGGCCCCCTACGGGCCGCTCTCCCTCAAGGGCACGCACTGGCTCGCCGACCATCCGGAAGGCGAGCTCCCCGAGCTGCCGGGGCGGTGGGCCGAGACGCCGGACGCGGTCGTCCTGACCGCGGGCCCCGGCGACGGCCTCACCCTGGACGGGCGGCCCGTCACCGGAGAGGTGCGGCTGACCGCCGACAGCGGCCCCGTCGCCGACGCGCGCGTGGCGCACGGCGGGCGCCGTCTCGTCGTCATCCACCGCGAAGGGCTCTGGGCGGTACGCGACTTCGACCCCGGCGCCCCCGCGCGCCGGGCCTTCACGGGCATCGACGCCACCGCGTACGACGCGCGCTGGGCCGTGCCGGGGCGCTTCACGCCGTACGGCGAGGACCGCACCGTCACGGTCGGCAACGCGGACGGCAAGGAGCGCGGCCTCGGTCTCGGAGGTGAACTCGCCTTCCGTATCGGGGGAGTCGAGCACACCCTTCAGGTGACCGTGGAGGGGGACGGGTCGCTGTGGGCCGTCTTCGCGGACGCCACCAGCGGCACCTCCAGCTACCGCTTCCGTTTCCTGCGGCCCGCCGCGCCGGACGCCGAAGGCCGCACCACCGTGGACTTCAACCGGACGCTGCTGCCGCCGTGCGCCTTCGCCGACCACTTCCTGTGCCCCTTCCCGCCGCCCGGCAACACCCTCGCCACCGAGATCGCGGCGGGGGAGCGGAACCTTCTCGACCGCTGAGACGTCTGACTGCCGGGACGCCCTGAAGACGGCTCCTGAACCACGGCCGATGACCCGAGCCCCGGTGGCGTACGACAGGTACGGAACCCACCGGGGCCGGTCGGCGTGTATCGGTCGGCGGCCGAAAGACGCCCTTGTGCGGCCTGTCCCGCCCCCCAATACTCCCGAGCAGCGCTTGTCAGGAGCACGGCGTATCCGGAATCAGGGCTTGCTCTTTGGCTGCGCCTCACGGGTCCTCAACCCACAAGGACCCACTGGCTTCCCTCGGGAGGAAAACGTGAGGATCAAGCGCACCATTCCCCGCAGCGGTCCGGTGAGACGCGTCTCGATGCTTGCCGTGGCCACCGGCCTCGTCGCCGCGGGCGCGCTCGCCGTTCCCGCCGCCAGCGCCCACGACGGCACGGCGACGTTCAGCGCCGCGCAGTTGGAACAGGCCAGCGACGCCGTGCTCGACGCCGATGTCGCGGGCACCTCCTGGGGCGTCGACCCCGCGACCGGGCAGGTCGTCGTCACCGCCGACAGCACGGTCTCCAGAGCGGAGATCGCCGAGCTGAGGACGGCGGCGGGCAGCAACGCGGGCGCCCTGAAGATCGAGCGCACACCGGGCAAGTTCCAGAAGTACATCTCCGGCGGGGACGCCATCTACGCGTCCAGCTGGCGCTGTTCGCTCGGCTTCAACGTCCGCAACGGCAGCACCTATTACTTCCTGACGGCCGGGCACTGCACCGACGGCGCGGGCACCTGGTGGTCCAACTCGGCGAAGACCACCGTGCTCGGCACCACGTCGGGCTCCAGTTTCCCGACGAACGACTACGGAATCGTCAAGTACACCAATAACTCGGTCACCAAGTCCGGCACCGTGGGCAGCCAGGACATCACGCGCGCCGCCGACGCGACGGTCGGGCAGAACGTCACCCGGCGCGGCTCCACGACCGGGGTCCACACCGGCCGGGTCACCGCGCTCAACCAGACCGTCAACTACGGCGGCGGCGACGTCGTCTACGGCATGATCAAGACCACGGTCTGCGCCGAGCCCGGCGACAGCGGCGGCCCGCTGTACGCGGGTTCGACGGCACTGGGGCTCACCTCCGGCGGCAGCGGCAACTGCTCGTCGGGCGGCACGACCTTCTTCCAGCCGGTCACCGAGGCGCTGCGCGCGTACAACGTCAGCGTCTACTGACTCCGGTGCACTGAGCGGCCACCGAGTCCGCAGCCAGCAGCGAGTGGGCCCCCGTCCGGTACTCCGGGCGGGGGCCCACCCTTGTGACCCGTCACCCTCTCCCTTTGTGTCCGGCACGGGGTTACCTTCGAAGAGGACGCCCAACACGCCCAATTCGGACCCTGGGGGGCCGGCATGGTCGAGGAGCTGGTGGTGGCGGCGGTGACCGTCGGGTCTCTTGGCGCGGTCTACGTGATGGCGGCGGCGCGCGTCATCAAGCAGTACGAACGCGGCGTGGTGCTGCGTCTGGGCAAGCTGCAACGGTCGGTGCGCGGCCCCGGGTTCACCATGATCGTGCCCGGCGTGGACCGGCTCCGTAAGGTCAACATGCAGATCGTGACGATGCCGGTGCCCGCGCAGGACGGCATCACCCGTGACAACGTCACGGTCCGCGTGGACGCCGTCATCTACTTCAAGGTCATCGACGCGGCCGAAGCGGTCGTGCAGGTGGAGGACTACCGCTTCGCGGTCTCGCAGATGGCGCAGACCTCGCTGCGCTCCATCATCGGCAAGAGCGACCTGGACGACCTGCTGTCCAACCGCGAAAAGCTCAACCAGGGGCTTGAGTTGATGATCGACTCCCCGGCGGTCGGCTGGGGCGTGCAGATCGACCGCGTCGAGATCAAGGACGTGTCCCTGCCGGAGACGATGAAGCGCTCCATGGCCCGGCAGGCGGAGGCGGACCGGGAGCGGCGGGCCAGGGTCATCAACGCCGACGCCGAACTCCAGGCGTCCAAGAAGCTCGCCGAGGCCGCGCACGAGATGTCCGAGGAGCCCGCGGCCCTGC contains these protein-coding regions:
- a CDS encoding slipin family protein, with the translated sequence MVEELVVAAVTVGSLGAVYVMAAARVIKQYERGVVLRLGKLQRSVRGPGFTMIVPGVDRLRKVNMQIVTMPVPAQDGITRDNVTVRVDAVIYFKVIDAAEAVVQVEDYRFAVSQMAQTSLRSIIGKSDLDDLLSNREKLNQGLELMIDSPAVGWGVQIDRVEIKDVSLPETMKRSMARQAEADRERRARVINADAELQASKKLAEAAHEMSEEPAALQLRLLQTVVAVAAEKNSTLVLPFPVELLRFLERAQQALPPQQQEQQQARPQVPANPAKLPESGAEMTEFGEPDRAAGSRTGQD
- a CDS encoding LLM class flavin-dependent oxidoreductase, producing MTTLHLAAAIDLPGAYEAGPYAELALLAEGGALDFVTVGDSFARPGLDALAVAARLAPATGRIGLVPTVTTTHTEPFHVQAAVATLDWVSHGRAGWAVEVSATEAQARLFGRRRAAPREELWEEAAEFADVAARLWDSWEDDAEIRDVPTGRFIDRDKLHYVDFEGRAFSVRGPSIVPRPPQGHPVTVVDATDPRARETAARHADVALVRAASVAQADAARAELRGLAARFGRAPDSLRVFAALVVDLGGGEYAAEPGHGGGPLPTAEGPAYRGGPVDLAELIADWHRAGAVDGFHLTPVEPRRDLERLVNGTVALLQHRGLFRTFYPGSTLREHLGLARPANRYAALAGEPS
- a CDS encoding DUF1684 domain-containing protein, whose product is MSTEHDTVAAAEANADAVRDWKHWHERRTESVSAPYGPLSLKGTHWLADHPEGELPELPGRWAETPDAVVLTAGPGDGLTLDGRPVTGEVRLTADSGPVADARVAHGGRRLVVIHREGLWAVRDFDPGAPARRAFTGIDATAYDARWAVPGRFTPYGEDRTVTVGNADGKERGLGLGGELAFRIGGVEHTLQVTVEGDGSLWAVFADATSGTSSYRFRFLRPAAPDAEGRTTVDFNRTLLPPCAFADHFLCPFPPPGNTLATEIAAGERNLLDR
- a CDS encoding NtaA/DmoA family FMN-dependent monooxygenase (This protein belongs to a clade of FMN-dependent monooxygenases, within a broader family of flavin-dependent oxidoreductases, the luciferase-like monooxygenase (LMM) family, some of whose members use coenzyme F420 rather than FMN.), with the translated sequence MTERTPSKQIHLAAHFPGVNSTTVWSDPRSRSHIDFSSFQHLARTAERGLFDFFFLAEGLRLREHKGRIHDLDVVGRPEALTVLTALAAVTERLGLAGTVNATFNEPYELARRLASLDHLSAGRAAWNVVTTSDAFTGENFRRGGYLDRAERYTRAAEFLATARELWDSWTPDGRQRPFAHRGQHFAIEGEFTVPRSPQGHPVVIQAGDSAEGREFAASAADIIFTRHGTLEAGREFYADVKRRLAAYGREPDDLLIMPGVSYVLGDTAAEAQEKAAEIRRKQVSPQNAILALEQVWGVDLSAYDPDGPLPDIDPDPGSELVQGRVKIADPFAVAAKWRALSEAKGLSIRQTVIETTARQSFIGTPDAVAADLAEFVARDAADGFILVPHLTPGGLDDFVDRVVPLLQERGVYRTEYRGATLRSHLGLREPVGKD
- a CDS encoding FAD/NAD(P)-binding protein, translating into MRRSLVIVGAGPRGTGILERIGANAPSLYGGSGLDIHLVDPYPPGGGRIWRHDQSPLLWMNSQAQDVTMFTDETVEVAGPVLPGPTLDEWSGLDGRTFASRREQSRYMGWVYERAVAGLPRDAVVRHHRRRAVRLTGEPTGRQEVWLEGVDAPLVADAVILTQGHLDAELDDEQTELARYAERNGLVHLPPDFTADTDLSRLAPGEPVLVRGFGLAFVDLMVLLTEGRGGRYDGETYLPSGREPVLYVGSRRGVPYHSKIGYDWSGERPPLPRYLGPGEIDELLARPDGYDFRRDVWPLIEKELGFAHYHRLFTAHPERTRAAWTDFDEKYAACPPGSPELDALVASAVPDPADRLALTALDHPLSGVRHTSYEALQDGLRGYITDDLARRHDPGHSPDLAVFLGLLSVYGQLMRLGDVGEWWHGFFSYLASGPPGPRLRQLLALSRAGVVRFLGADVRVTADDGVFRAQSPTLPGQVTEARALVEARLPQPTLARTRDPLLRALHTEGVAVTAAGLLAVDSADGRVLDRAGAPHPRRFALGPHTDARGAGAFTRPRTNSPSFRQNDATARAVLDLLRTL
- a CDS encoding amino acid ABC transporter permease → MSLTADPPVDKAAASPPGDDYGALKIVPVRHPWRWAAVAATAVLIAQFAHGLVTNPAWEWEVFAEFFTADVILKAVWVTLQLTFYGTVIGFVLGIVLAFMRLSASPFLKSVAFGYIWAFRSIPLIVQLLFWFNLAYLYKELQFGIPFGPGFFSFDTMGLVGAMSAAVLGLALHQAAYAAEIVRAGVLAVDSGQLEAAAALGIPKLRQVRRIVLPQAMRSILPNAANEIISLFKGTSIVSVMAIGELFYQVQVIYGRNGRVVPLLMVATAWYILLTSALSVLQHYVERHFSKGATR
- a CDS encoding S1 family peptidase; protein product: MRIKRTIPRSGPVRRVSMLAVATGLVAAGALAVPAASAHDGTATFSAAQLEQASDAVLDADVAGTSWGVDPATGQVVVTADSTVSRAEIAELRTAAGSNAGALKIERTPGKFQKYISGGDAIYASSWRCSLGFNVRNGSTYYFLTAGHCTDGAGTWWSNSAKTTVLGTTSGSSFPTNDYGIVKYTNNSVTKSGTVGSQDITRAADATVGQNVTRRGSTTGVHTGRVTALNQTVNYGGGDVVYGMIKTTVCAEPGDSGGPLYAGSTALGLTSGGSGNCSSGGTTFFQPVTEALRAYNVSVY
- a CDS encoding amino acid ABC transporter ATP-binding protein, which encodes MSAMVELRSVRKSFGALEVLKGVDLEVGAGEVTVVLGPSGSGKSTLLRTINHLEKVDGGWVSVDGALVGYRRSGDKLYELREREVLKQRTQIGFVFQNFNLFPHLTVLENIVEAPVSALKRPRKEAVASAEALLARVGLADKADAYPKQLSGGQQQRVAIARALALEPKLLLFDEPTSALDPELVGEVLDVIKDLARRGTTMIVVTHEIGFAREVADTVVFMDDGQVIERGAPGDVLDKPQHERTRAFLSKVL
- a CDS encoding ABC transporter substrate-binding protein — encoded protein: MPSRRTTLAAALALLAATPLLGACGGDSDAATGGGKPGTKKVGNINIGPDQNRVRGEKVASIAALVPEEVRKRGTLRLGGGADSTAPLGFYATDDKTRIGSEVDLAILVADTLGLKPTFEQVSWENLFVGLDSGKFDGVFGNVTVTEERKEKYDFATYRLDNIAFEAKKDAAWKVRGPADVAGKSVAVSSGTNQEKILVDWSGKNEKAGREPVDIKYFQKDSDYYLALQSGRIDAYLGPSPSVSYHVASAGQTKVVGSLSGGGASVQGEIAATTAKGSGLVDAYAAALNHVIADGSYSKVLKRWGLSGEAVSKSRVNPRGLPKP